The following DNA comes from Streptomyces sp. NBC_00273.
CCAGCAGGTTCATGGCCTCACCGAGCAACAAGGCGGTGAGCGCCAGCCATCGCCATCGGTACGCCGCCGTGGGAGTCGGTGCGAGCACACGCTCGGCAGTCATCGGAGTCCTCTCCATCATCGCCGGTACATCGACCCGACTCCCGCGGGGACAGGGCTTCGAGTTCGACCACGAGCCACAGTGGAGGCGCGGATCCGGCGACTCCAGTCAGAGCGTGGAGATGGAGGATTCCTTCCATCGAAGGAATGCGTGGTGGTGAAATCCAACGCGCCGATCACGGTGCTTGCCCGCGCTCGTCGATGCCGCACTGTCGGTGATGAGACCGACGTACGGTGTGCGCTTCCTTCAGGCAGCCGCCTGGGATGGAGAAGTGCTCCAGTTCGACGCTTCCTGCCCAACGACCTGGAGCGGGACGCCGCGATCCGGATCGAGCCCTCGCCGGTCACATCGACGACGCGGTGGCGGACGTCGCCCCGGTCGAGACCTTCGAGGACGAGGCCGTGATCGAGGGGTCTACTGATGGCGGAGCCCGCACCGATCTCCTGCAGCTCGACGCCCTGGGAGCGCAGGGCGCGTACAGGGCCCGCAACCGCATGACCGTGTACGACGTCGCGGGCGGGGAGGTCACCGAACTGAGCCTGGCGCCCCCGCTGTTCGCCGAGCGCACGATGAAGCCCCTGCACCGTGCCTCCGGTCCCGCACTGGATGACCGGATCGGGCATGATCGGCCGTGCCGCCGAGCTCTTCTCAACCGCCCGCCTGGACGGCCAGTCGGTCGAGGAGTACGAGTACCGGGTGACCGGCTGAGGAAGGTCCACTACAGCGTGGAGCACGCCAGGCCGGCCGAATCGGTGACGCGGCGGGACGACCCGCTGGCCCGCACGGGCCGTGCGGTGTGGGCCCGGCCCGAGCCCTTCACCCCGCACCGACTGATCACGGCACTGCGCGACGCCGGTTTCAGCTACGACCACGTGGTGCTGCTGCCGACCGCGCCGCCGCGGAGGCCGTGCTGCGCGGCGCCGATCTGGGCATGGTCTACGGAGGCGAGGACGTGGTACGCAGGTACGTCACGGACGCCTCGATCCTCCCCCAGGGCCCGAGCCGCTCGAAGATCCTGCTGACCGCGGAGGTGGACTGGCGGAACCACCTCGACACCATCGTCGACTGCGCAAGCGGGCATGGCGGCACCGGTTGCGTCAGCACCACCGCCCTGTTCGTGGAGGGCGACCCGGCCCCGCTCTGCGAGGCGCTGGCCGAACGTCTCTCCCCGGTGCCCGGTCTGCCGCACGAGGATCCCGGGGCGGTTTACCCCGTGCAGCCCGCTCGCCAAGGCATGGCTGGGCGGCGACGGCAGCGCCGTCCTCCGGCCCGCGGTCCATCAGCTCGCCCGACCCGATGCGTCGCAGGCCTCCGTCGAGCTCCCACCCGGCGTCGGGCTCACTGCCGTCTCCGTGCATCAGCTGCTGCACGCCTACATCGGTTGGCGCACTCCGTGGAGCATGAGCGCCAACGCCCTACCCCTCGCCCTCGCCCCGCGACAGCCACGCCTACTGAGAGGCACGAGGCCCATGGGATGCGTCGACTCCCCGTCACCGGACGAGACGGCCACACCAACGTCGGTGACCTCGCGTCCACCACGGGCTGGTCGCCGGCGACGGTGTCGCTCCGGCTGGACGGCCTCCGCGAATGGGGAGCAATCTTCTTCGACGTGGAGCTCGACCCCGCCTTTCTGGAGGGCAGCGCCAAGGTCCTGCTGCGGATGGCGGTCGCTCCGGCGCATCTCGAAGAGGCGGCCACGACATCGACCCGCCATGACGAACCCGCCTTCGTGGCCCGTACGACCGGCCCCACCAACCTCGTGGCTCACGTCCTGTGCAAGGACACCGCGGCTTTGTACCGCTACCTCACCCACGGCCTGGCCTCGGTGACGGCAATCCGCACCCTGGAGACGGCCCTGTCCTGCGGCCCCTCAAGGCGGTGGGAACGGTCGCGTCCGGGCCGTCGTCATACCGCCACGGTTTAGAAGGCGCCGAGGCGCTGGCAATGCCCGGGCGCTGATGGTGCGCGGGGCCCCGGTCGCCGTCCTGCGCGGCATCTCCTACGAGGCCGGCGATGCTCCATCACCTCGGCGTACGTCGCGTGGCTGCACGCCACCTGGCACGCCGCGGACCCCGTCCACGCGTGGGCGGTCACGGCTCCGGCGACCGGCAGCAGTAGCCAGGGGCCTCCTGAGCCTGCACCCCTGCTCCAGGGAGGAGCCCGCCGTCGCAGCCGGCCCCTCCCCCGAACCGCGGCACATCTCCCACGCCACGCGCGACCGCTTGAACCCGAGCGGGCGCCGGAAGATCCCGCCCCGGTCCGCCGCGTGGTCCGCACGCGCCCCCGCCACCCTCTGCGGGCAGCACGTCCAGGACGTCGTGGCGGCGGTCGTCCTCGCCGAGAATGACCAGCATGTCCGCCGGCCGGCCCGCGGGATCGGCGGCCTTCTCCGGAGACGCGCCCGCCTGCCGCCCTCCCTATTCCCTATTCCAGGCCGATATTCCCTATTCCAGGCCGATCCCCTCGCACGCGGCCTTGAGGGCCTCGGTGCAGATCTCCTCGACGGTGTAGACGTTGTCGACGACCAGGGTGCTCCTGATGTTGTCGCGGGTCACGGACACGCCGAGGATGAGGACGGCGGGGACTCGCTTGGTGGTGGGGCTGCTGACCACCTGGTTGATGATCCCGTCGATCTTCTCGCCCTGGGCGAGGAGGACGGCGAGTTCGGCTGCGGACTCGGCCTCGCGGGAGTATGGCTTGTACACGCTCATGAACTGCTCGCCCGCCACTATTCGCTGCACGGCGGGGAGTTCGGTGTCCTGACCGGTGACCGGTGGCAGGGGCGAGACTCCGGCGGCCTTGAGGGCGGAGATGATGCCGCCGGCCATGCCGTCGTTGGCGGAGTAGACGCCAACGATCTTGTCCTTGCCGAGTGCGGACATCGCCGCCGTCATGTTGGCGCTCGCGTTCTCCCGCTTCCATTCGGCGGTGTCGTACTCCTTGCCGATGTTCACCTTGCCGTCGAGGACGGTGCGGGCGCCGGCCTTGTAGCGGGCGGCGTTGGGGTCGGTGAGGGCGCCGTGCATCATGACTATCTTCCCGTTCCTGGCTCGGTCGCCCAGGGAATCCAGCAGGGTCTTGCCCTGGAGGCGGCCGATGTCCTCGTTGTCGAAGGAGACGTACGCGTCGACCGGGCCCTCGGCCAGGCGGTCGTAGGCGACGACCGGGATGCCCGCCGCCTTGGCCTTCGTCACTGCGCCCGCGATCGCCTTGGAGTCCACCGCGTCGACGACCAGGACATCGACTTTGCTCTCGATCATCGCGTCGGCCTGGGCGTTCTGCTTGGCCGCGTCCCCCGTCGCGTTGGCGTAGACCACCTTGCCCTTGCCGAGGGTCAGCAGGGCGACCTTCTTCTCCATCAGCGGCTTGTCGAACTTTTCGTACCGCGCGGTCTCGTTCTCGGGGAGCAGCAGGCCGATCCTGACGCTGTTGCTACCGCTCGACTTGCCCTCCTCGGTGGTGCCGCAGGCGGCGAGGGTGGCGGTGAGCGCCAGCGCGGTCAAAGCAGTGGGGGTGCGCAGATACGGGTTCATGCGGTGGAACCTCCCTGACATGGCCGAAATCGTACGGCCGAGGTGGCGCGGAATACCCTGCCTTTTCCGCTGCGCCGGAGGGTACCCCCTGCGGGGGCGTAGACGGCGCGGCGTCCACGCAGGCCGCCGAGGCCTTCATCGATGTGGGTCAGACGCGACGCGGCTTCGCGGAGAGCGTCCAGTCGCCGAAGCCGTGGTGGGCGAGGAGAACCTGCTGGTGGAGGAGTTCGTGATCTTGGTGAGCGGCCCAGAGCGCGCTGGCGTAGCGAGCGGCGGGCGGACAGCTGGTAGGCAACGTCGGCGACGGCCGAGACCACCTCCTGGACGACCAGCTCGGCCCAGGGGTAGCGCTAGGCCCTGTCGTGACCGGAAAGGTGTGCCGGGTTGTGGCGTCCGGTGCGGTGCATCGGAAGGCGGCGGACCGCGGCCCGCACCGGACGTACGTGCGTGGTCCGACAACGCGGCGAGGTGCCGGGCCGGGCATCGCGGCCCGGTGAACCTCGTCGGTCACAGCACTGGGCGGCGCCTTTCGGACCACCTCGCCGACCTGATGAAGAGACGGCAAGGTGGAGTCCGGCGCGGGAGAGGGCGACGGTCACGCCGTAGCGGGTGGCCCGGCCGCGCACGGCCGCCGGGCAGACCGAGCCGCTTGCGGTCGACGGCCTGGGCTGCAGGCTGCGGGATCACCGCACGGATCCTGCACCGACGCAGGTGGTGCAGGATCGCCCGGGACGAGTACGCCCTGTCGGCCGGACCCCATCCGGCGTGCCCCTGGGACGGCCGATCCTGGGCAGCGCCACCGCCACCGCACGTGCCCGGACATCCAACGCGGACGACGCCGCAGCCATGACATCCTCGCGGACACTCGCCTTCCTCGGCTCGGTGGCTCGGTGGCGCGCGCCGCAGAGTCGCTGCGCACCCGGTTTCCCTGCGTGGGCCACTCGATCGGCACGGAGCTGACCATCTTCGTGTCCGGCCTGGTGCCGGGAAGGGACTACGCGGAGCGCGGTCAGGCGCTGGGGTGCCCGGAGTCGGCCGGCTACCAGGAGCTGCTGAACGCCTTCTCGGGCCGGGCGGTCGGGACGGTCCGGCCGCTGTTCCACGGGCCGGTCACCTACGGCTCCGGCGGCTGGGAGCAGATCGACCGGCACGGCTTCAGCGTCGTCGGCGCCAACCTGTACCGCAACGGCGACAACATGACCAGTTGCACCCGCGCGCTGCGCGCCCTGCAGCGTCACGGCAAACCGGTCGTCATCACCGAGTTCGGCTACTGCACCTTCACGGGGCCGGGGAGCGGGGCGGTTGGGGCTGCATAGGAAGGTGACCTTCCGGACGCCCCCGGGCTGCTTCTACGTACGCCGACGCTGTGCTCACGTATCCCCCCTGTGTGCCGACGCCTGCGGCACCAGGAAAGATCTGACGAGGACCACCCTGTTGTGCGACATGCCCATGCCCCTACTGCCGACCTCTTCAGCTATCCCTCCCCACCCGGGCGGCGAGACAGCTCTCCTACATAGCCATCGGCCTCCGCCAGCGACTGCCGCTGGCGCCGCGGACGCAACGCAGTGAGCCCGCCTCGGATCTCGACCACGCTCCAGCCACGAACGCGGCTGTGCTGCGGCTTCATCACGAACGTATGGATGCAACGATCGA
Coding sequences within:
- a CDS encoding Lrp/AsnC family transcriptional regulator is translated as MRRLPVTGRDGHTNVGDLASTTGWSPATVSLRLDGLREWGAIFFDVELDPAFLEGSAKVLLRMAVAPAHLEEAATTSTRHDEPAFVARTTGPTNLVAHVLCKDTAALYRYLTHGLASVTAIRTLETALSCGPSRRWERSRPGRRHTATV
- a CDS encoding sugar ABC transporter substrate-binding protein, which codes for MNPYLRTPTALTALALTATLAACGTTEEGKSSGSNSVRIGLLLPENETARYEKFDKPLMEKKVALLTLGKGKVVYANATGDAAKQNAQADAMIESKVDVLVVDAVDSKAIAGAVTKAKAAGIPVVAYDRLAEGPVDAYVSFDNEDIGRLQGKTLLDSLGDRARNGKIVMMHGALTDPNAARYKAGARTVLDGKVNIGKEYDTAEWKRENASANMTAAMSALGKDKIVGVYSANDGMAGGIISALKAAGVSPLPPVTGQDTELPAVQRIVAGEQFMSVYKPYSREAESAAELAVLLAQGEKIDGIINQVVSSPTTKRVPAVLILGVSVTRDNIRSTLVVDNVYTVEEICTEALKAACEGIGLE